The following DNA comes from Verrucomicrobiia bacterium.
GCCATCCCCCTGGCAACAGCGTCGTTTGATTTGGTCACTTGCCGCCTGGCCGCGCACCATTTCTCTGACCTTTCCAAAGCCCTGACCGAAATGACCCGGCTCGTAAAACCGGGCGGGCAAATGGCTGTCATCGATCTGGAGGGGGATGAAAATGATTCATTCGATGAGCTCAACCACGAAATCGAAATGCTCCACGACCCCACCCATGTGCGTTCTTACACTGCTAGAAATTGGAGGGAGCTTTTCGCGGCGCACGGGTTGGAGGTAGTGGCTTGTGAGAATCGCTACAGAGAATTCCCCGCGGGTCTTACGGTAAGGAGGTGGTGCGACTTGGGCAATTCGGGCCCCGAAGCCGTGCAAGCAATCGGTGATAGATTGGCAGCCGCCCCGCCGGAATGTTTGGCGGCACTCGAAATCGTGAGGAACTGCGTCGGAGAATTTTGCATCCCTGTCCGCACGTTGCTCATCATTGGCCGCAAACCCCTATGACGGCGCAGCCCCAAAGGCGGGTGACTTGTTCCTGGGTTGGCGCTACCTTGCGCATGCGGATGGAGTCACGTCGCGAGCTCGGCGTTGGGTTTTTTCCAATAATGCTAAGCCCGTGATATTGTTGTGACGATCGGCGTCTTTTTGCGCAACCATAAGCGGATGACTGAAGAGAAGATAACGTCCGAGGCCAGTCGCGCCACGAAGGCTCAGGGCCTGAAGATTGCCGCTTTGACTGCCTACGACTTTCCAATGACTCAGGTGCTGGATCGAGCAGGAGTGCCCTTGATCGTCGTTGGAGATTCTGTCGGCATGGTTGTGCTAGGTTACCAGACACCACCTATAACCACGGCCGAAATGGAGCACCAGTTGCGAGCTGTGGCAGCGCAAAACCGCGCGGATTGATTGTTGCGGACCTGCAGTACCGTAGCTATGACGCGGTCGCCAGCGCTGTCGCCAACGCACAGCGCCTGATCACCGCCGGGGCGGAGGGTATCAAAGCCGAACGTGGTCGGGACATTCTTCCCCAAGTCCGTGCCATCATTGAGAGCAATATTCCCTTCGTTGGCCACTTGGGAATGCTGCCCCAGCATGTCCCTGAAGAGGGTGGGTACCATGTCAAAGGGGAAACGCCCGAACAGCACGAGGCGATCCTGGCCGATGCCGAAGCTTTGGCCAATGCAGGCGCCTTCGCGGTGGTGCTGGAACTCGTCGTGGCGTCGGTGGCACGGACTCTATCCCAGCGCCTGCGGATTCCGACGATTGGCATCGGCGCCGGTGGGGGGTGCGATGGCCAGGTTCTAGTTACTCAGGATCTTCTAGGAATGTTGCCCGGGCACCATTTGAAACACGTCACCCCAAGCTCAGTGCTGCCGAACAGATGATTACTGCTGTTCAGGAATGGAGACAGGCCGCTGTCCGGAAGATAGAGAATCATCAATAGAATCAAGGTGTTGATGAATTTCCGCCGTTGGTAGAATTGGAGCGAGCGAAGGGATTCGAACCCTCGACATTCACCTTGGCAAGGTGACGCTCTACCAGACTGAGCTACGCTCGCTTCCAAAAAAGGCTCGGCAAAACTACGGGAAATCCAGGTGATTGCAAGCCCTCTTTTTCCACGTGTTCCGCCGCCGAGTTGACTCAAATTAAAAGACACCGGAGGGGAAGAACTGGGGGGAGGCTGAAAGGGTCGTTGACTCATGGAAAAAAGACACCGGGAATCGGTGTGAATGAACATGAGCAAGGAAATGAAAAAAGATTGGCTGCCCAAACTGCAGGGTCGCTACGCACGACGCAGTCGGGAGGGCAAAAGCAGGATGCTCGATGAGCTCTGTGAAGACCATAAGTATGAGCGCAAGTACGCCATCAAACTGCTCCGAGGTGAGTTGCCGCTTCCAACGGGTCGGGTGCATCCTGGACCGGAGCGACGGTATGATGTGGTGGAGCCGATTGTGCGCAAGATCTGGCTGACGGCTGAACAACCCTGCGGCAAGCGTCTGGTGCCCGTCCTGCGGCAATGGTTGCCCTACTACGAAAGACGCTACGGAGAGTTGAGCGCTCGGCAACGGACTTTAATCCGGCACGTCAGCCCCGCCACAGTCGATCGGCTGTTGGGTCCAGCGCGTGCCCAGCATTCGGGCCGGGGTCGGTCGGGGACCAAACCGGGGAGTTTGTTGCGATCGGAGATTCCGATTCGCACCGGCACCTGGGATCTGAACCGGCCGGGATATCTGGAGGCCGACAGCGTGGCCCATTGCGGTGGGAGCCTGGCCGGGTGTTTCATTTGGAGTCTGACCTACACCGATATTTTAAGCGGCTGGACCGAAGGCGGGGCAGTGTGGAACAAGGGCTCTACAGGCGTGCTGGCAGCCACTCGGCAGGTGGAGGAGCGCCTGCCTTTCGCTTTGCTGGGATTTGATTCGGACAACGGAGGCGAGTTCCTCAACCATCATTTATGGGCTTACATGAGGGAGCGGAAAGTGGCGGTGGAATTTACCCGTTCGCGCCCCTACCACTCCGACGACAACGCTCATGTGGAACAGAAGAACTGGACCTGGGCGCGACAGCTCCTGGGCTATGGGCGACTGGAAGATCCGGAACTGGTGGCACCCATCAGCGCACTTTACCGGGATGTATGGGCGCCGTGGCAGAACTTCTTTCTGCCCTGCCTGAAACTGGAGAGCAAGTGGCGGGAAGGCAGTCATTGGCGCAAGCGTTACGAACTGCCCAGGACCGCCTACGCCCGGCTCTGCGCACCCGGAATCCTGCGTCCCAAAGAGCGCCGGCAATTGCGCGAGCGTTATGAAAATCTGGATCCATTCGAGTTGAAGGATCAACTGGAACAAAGGCTGAAAGGAATTCTAAAACTAAAGCCAAATTGATCGGCGCGCCGCCCCCCCCAAAGCAGCGCTGGGTTTGCCACCGCAAGGGGGCGCGAGCTAAGGCTCGACGCTCGCCCCCTTGCTCGTTTTATCTCGCAATCAAACGCCGCACGACATATTACCCAAACAAACATGAGTCTCAACCGACCGGGCTTACTCAGAACCCCCCGGTGTCTTTATTCCATGAGTCAACGGGCCGCCTTGAGCGTCGGAAAATCTGATTGTGACGACCTGCACGTTGTGGAATGCTCCGGACGCCGATGAGCGAGTTCAAATTTGCGTGCCCGGTCTGCGGACAGCACATCACGGCTGATTCCCGCACCGCCGGTTCGCAACTCGACTGCCCAACCTGTTTCCGCAGCCTTGTCATCCCGCAACCCCCGAGTGCAAGCGACTCCAAACTTGTCATCACTGCCTCCGAAGTCTCTCGCCAACGTGCTGGTTTCGAAGGCACGGTGCACTCGCCTGCGGCTGCCCCTCGCCGGCGTTTTTGGTTGTTTCGCGGGCCGGGCATTGCCGCGATTGCAATTCTCTCGATCACCGCAACGGCCGCCCTCCTGATGATCGGAGGGCATTTGCCGCTCGGAACTCGGACGGCAGACAAGGTTGACCATGATCCTGCCGTGGCTGACCTGTCGTGGCAGCTTGACTTATCCCAGGAGGAAATTCCGCCAGGACCGGCGCGCGGCAGAATCAAAGGCGGCGCTTTCGTATGTGAACGCGCGGTGTTCCAAGGCGGAACACTTAACTTGCGAATGGGAAAGGAATGGCCCCCGGATCTCGGTATCAGCATCCACCTGTATGCACGCAATCCGGAAGAACTCGCAGGCCGCTCCGCAGTTGTGAACAGCAATAACATCCGGTCTCCGCGGGTCGTCCTGAGATGGAAGGAGGAAGGCAAAACGCGTACGGAAACTTTTACGAACGGGTTTGCGATGCGATTGGAGTTTGGGCAGCAGGAGGAGAATCAGCTGCCGGGGAAAATCTATATCTGCACGCCTGACTCAGAGCGCAGTCTCGTTGCCGGAATCTTCCATGCTGAGATCCGCAGACCTGCACCGCGTTACTCGGATGCGCCGCGCTGAGGTGCCTGCCGGTCCCAGAAAGCCGATGATCGTCGAACTCATCAATACAGGCAGCGAGTTGATGGTGGGTCGCGTGCTAAACACTCATCAACAGTGGCTTTGCCGGCAACTTGCAGACGCGGGTTATTGCGTCAGCCGGCAAGTGGCGGTGCCGGATGCCGCCGAATGCATACAAGTGGCTTTGAAAGAGGCGTTATGCCGCGCCGATCTCGTAATTGTCACGGGCGGATTAGGGCCAACTTCCGACGATGTGACACGCGATAGCGTTGCCAGGTTGTTGGGACTGCCATTGCGCGAGGATCCCGAGTTGTTGCGACAGATCGAGTTGTTTTTCACAGAACGCGGGCGTCCAATACCTGCCGCCGCTCGCGGGGAGGCCATGGTCCCTTTGAACGCGGTGGTTTTGAAGAATCGCAATGGAACAGCTGCCGGTTTGGCTTTGGAAGTTCCCGCGGGGCGGTTTCGGCACACGGAGAAGTCGTCGTGGCTCATACTTTTACCCGGTCCGCCAAGGGAACTTCGACCTATGTTTACCGAGTTTGCCCTGCCGTGGATTCGGGAAAAGTTGCCGTCTTCAGCGTTTGTATGTCGAACGTTTCGCACCTGTGGTTTGGGCGAATCGCAGGTTCAGGCGCGGGTTGGGCATCGATTGGCTGACCTCGTCGTGAAAGGGCTGTCTGTTGGCTATTGTGCGCGGCCTGGTGAAGTGGATGTGCGCCTCGCCTTCACTGGTGCGGACGCGGAAAAAAACGTTGCCGAGGGTGAGGCGTTGGTGCGCCACGCTCTTGGCGAGCACGTTTACGCCGCTGATGACGTTGCGCTCGAGGGATTGATCGTCGGCCGTTTGACTGACCTGCAGAAAACTGTCGCAATCGCTGAGTCGTGCACAGGCGGCTGCATTTCTGATCGCATCACAAACGTTCCCGGAGCTTCCGCAGTCTTCCGCGGCGCCTTCATCACGTATAGCAACCTGCTGAAGGAAAAATGCCTCGGAGTCAAAGCCGAGACACTTCGCGTGCATGGCGCGGTCAGCGAACCGGTTGTTCGCGAAATGGCCGCTGGCGCGTTGGGAAGAGGCGAAAGTGATTTTGCGATCGCTGTCACCGGGATTGCAGGCCCAGGAGGTGGCACGGATGAAAAACCCGCAGGCACAGTTTTCATTGCACTAGCAACAAGGTCACAGGTTCTGGCCTGGCGCATGATAAATCCTTGGGATCGCCGAACCTTCAAGGAAGTGACCACCCAACAGGCACTTAACATTCTGCGGCTCGCCATTTCGGCTGCGTAAGATCGTTTCTTTCAAGCGTCTGCTGTGGCGGAACAGGACACGGCTTCCGGGAGAAAATCTCTCAACTCCCCTACGCATCTGACGATTCCGTGTGAGCATTGGCTTCGAAAAGAGGCACGATGACTGCTCGGCGTAAGGGCAGGCGGAGTTTCAAAGGTTAGCGCGCCGAAGCATGGCTCCGAGCGTAACCGCCGAAGTATGATGGCAAACAAATCAATCCGTGTTGTGGTCCTGGCCTGGCTTGCCCTGGCCTGCGCGACGGCCATGGGTCAGCTCTCAAACGACGTGAGCGTGGTTCGGAGTATTGATGACATTCGCCGCCTTTCGCCGGCTGACATTGAGAACGGCGCCCGCGCAGAGATCGAAGCTGTAGTCACGCTTTCGCTGACGCGCCGCTCCTACGTTTGGATTGAGGATGAACAAGCTGGCATTCGCTTGTACTTTCGCAACCGATCGCCGTCGGTACAGCAGGGCGACAGAATTTTGGTTTCTGGCACTGTGATTCCAGGCGAGAGCGGTCCCATGCTTTTGCCGGAGGAAATCCAAGTTCGCACGAACCAGCCACTCCCGGAGCCGCCATTAAAGACATTCGCACAGTTGATTTCGTTTGCGGACTTGAACAGCCGGGTGCAGGCGGATGGGCGCCTGATTCGAATCCTTGAGAAACCTTCGCGATGGCAAGTGGAACTTGAATCGGGGACCAATCGTTTCTGGGCTGAGTTCTCCCGGCAGACGAATGATAATTTCAGCGCGTGGCTCAACGCCAAAGTGCGAGTCAAGGGCATTTGCGTCCGCCAGGTTTTTGATTGGGGCGAAACTGTCGTTCCGGTTTTGCTCGTGCAAAGCCCGTCGGACGTAACGATCCTTGCGCCGGGCGTTGCGCGGCCAGCCATCGATCCCAATGATCTTCCCATCGTGCCGATTGCGTCCCTGACGCGGGAGACCGTCAACGCGAACCCTGGAATTGTCCGGGTGCGTGGGAACATGCTCGATCAGCGGCTTGGGGAACACCTGGTGGTGCGTGACAGCACCGGAAGCCTGCGGGCGGATTCACGGGCGATGCTGATCCTGCCGCCGCGAGAGCAGGTGGACGTTTGGGGAACGCCGGCATGGGAACCCGGCGGAGTGGTCCTGCAAGATGCGACCTTTCGTTCCGCCACGACCAACGTGGCTGCGGGCCAGCCGCCGACGCGCCGATCAAAACCCGAAACGCTGCCCGTTTTGACTAAAGCGGCAGATGTGTTGGCGCTCTCAACGGAGGAAGCCGGCTGGCGCTTTCCGGTCAAGCTGCGAGGCGTCGTGTTGATTTAT
Coding sequences within:
- a CDS encoding class I SAM-dependent methyltransferase, with the protein product MLLPPVDSVCDVASGAGHTGLGFAGIASRIVAVDPAPNMLAQCRRLAANCGVAMDTVEAFVEAIPLATASFDLVTCRLAAHHFSDLSKALTEMTRLVKPGGQMAVIDLEGDENDSFDELNHEIEMLHDPTHVRSYTARNWRELFAAHGLEVVACENRYREFPAGLTVRRWCDLGNSGPEAVQAIGDRLAAAPPECLAALEIVRNCVGEFCIPVRTLLIIGRKPL
- a CDS encoding competence/damage-inducible protein A, with protein sequence MIVELINTGSELMVGRVLNTHQQWLCRQLADAGYCVSRQVAVPDAAECIQVALKEALCRADLVIVTGGLGPTSDDVTRDSVARLLGLPLREDPELLRQIELFFTERGRPIPAAARGEAMVPLNAVVLKNRNGTAAGLALEVPAGRFRHTEKSSWLILLPGPPRELRPMFTEFALPWIREKLPSSAFVCRTFRTCGLGESQVQARVGHRLADLVVKGLSVGYCARPGEVDVRLAFTGADAEKNVAEGEALVRHALGEHVYAADDVALEGLIVGRLTDLQKTVAIAESCTGGCISDRITNVPGASAVFRGAFITYSNLLKEKCLGVKAETLRVHGAVSEPVVREMAAGALGRGESDFAIAVTGIAGPGGGTDEKPAGTVFIALATRSQVLAWRMINPWDRRTFKEVTTQQALNILRLAISAA
- a CDS encoding transposase family protein, which gives rise to MKKDWLPKLQGRYARRSREGKSRMLDELCEDHKYERKYAIKLLRGELPLPTGRVHPGPERRYDVVEPIVRKIWLTAEQPCGKRLVPVLRQWLPYYERRYGELSARQRTLIRHVSPATVDRLLGPARAQHSGRGRSGTKPGSLLRSEIPIRTGTWDLNRPGYLEADSVAHCGGSLAGCFIWSLTYTDILSGWTEGGAVWNKGSTGVLAATRQVEERLPFALLGFDSDNGGEFLNHHLWAYMRERKVAVEFTRSRPYHSDDNAHVEQKNWTWARQLLGYGRLEDPELVAPISALYRDVWAPWQNFFLPCLKLESKWREGSHWRKRYELPRTAYARLCAPGILRPKERRQLRERYENLDPFELKDQLEQRLKGILKLKPN